The following coding sequences lie in one Silvanigrella aquatica genomic window:
- a CDS encoding S8 family serine peptidase: MAQNKNVLFSVSILVVSFVASCGKSNTISQQHLSENQLMTVSIQEDEELSDSYCTDLNDEQNNPLGKYQWHLKNLGQLSFATTPGRPGVDINVSRVLKDNCLSGKGVHVAVVDSGMELAHPSLQPNIDNRPNESSTWSLNFRKNLLSPFDPSPIPEDDSDHGTMVSGIIAMRSNLGFGGSGVAPRAQLAAYNVISQGSQTFQNFLDSLGGSDASNGNDIFSMSYGFSNMKQIPDDNASVRASLAAFKMGTRQLRNGKGALYVKAAGNGFSRLGMFSGWACQSAIQFNVSCQNSNMNLENSLPEVITVGAVNAHGVKSSYSTTGASLWISAPGGEYGVDKSWVEHHVNKLGDVIDWNDYRATIGEPAIVTTDVSGTRYGVSKYSKLLDKKEILGIRNEFNACDIEENKDGNYTNSMNGTSSATPITSGSIALILEANPDLTWRDVKYILAKTATKIDPDFAGVYMQLPNGESYQAEQGWLDNAAGFHFSNWYGFGLVNVGEAVSLAKNYDVDLGNYVDQYWFPKYFSAMNLVVKSGDIKGLVNSVRIPKSESLSIESVQIKVTIESKYVGDVALELTSPSGTKSIIWHAGNAFSGNGNIVDMPMQSNAFYGENSAGEWKLKVINTGLHKEDATFKGWKLKISGHK; encoded by the coding sequence ATGGCTCAAAATAAAAATGTTTTATTTTCTGTTTCTATTCTTGTTGTTTCTTTTGTAGCATCCTGTGGAAAATCAAATACAATCTCACAGCAGCATTTATCTGAAAATCAATTGATGACAGTTTCTATACAAGAGGATGAGGAACTTTCTGATTCCTACTGCACTGATTTAAATGATGAACAAAATAATCCACTGGGAAAATATCAATGGCACCTTAAAAATTTAGGTCAACTTTCATTTGCGACAACCCCTGGAAGACCTGGTGTCGACATTAATGTCAGTCGTGTATTAAAAGACAACTGTTTGAGTGGAAAAGGAGTTCACGTTGCTGTCGTTGATTCAGGAATGGAATTGGCTCATCCTTCTTTACAGCCCAATATCGACAATCGCCCCAATGAGTCTTCAACCTGGTCCTTAAATTTTCGTAAGAATTTGCTAAGTCCTTTCGATCCTTCACCTATTCCTGAAGATGACAGTGATCACGGTACTATGGTTTCAGGAATTATTGCTATGAGAAGTAATTTAGGTTTTGGAGGATCGGGGGTAGCTCCCCGTGCCCAGCTCGCTGCCTATAATGTGATTAGTCAAGGATCACAAACGTTCCAAAATTTCTTAGATTCATTAGGGGGATCAGATGCTTCGAATGGAAATGATATTTTTAGCATGAGCTATGGTTTTAGTAATATGAAACAAATTCCAGATGATAATGCTTCTGTTCGTGCTTCTCTTGCCGCCTTTAAAATGGGAACGAGACAATTGCGCAATGGAAAAGGCGCTCTTTATGTTAAAGCAGCTGGAAATGGATTTAGTCGTCTCGGCATGTTTAGTGGCTGGGCTTGCCAATCTGCAATTCAATTCAATGTATCCTGTCAAAATTCAAATATGAATTTGGAAAACTCGCTTCCTGAAGTCATTACTGTAGGTGCTGTGAATGCCCACGGTGTCAAATCGAGTTATTCGACAACAGGTGCATCTCTGTGGATTAGCGCTCCTGGTGGGGAATACGGTGTTGATAAAAGTTGGGTAGAACATCATGTCAACAAGTTGGGTGATGTAATTGATTGGAATGACTACAGAGCAACCATCGGTGAGCCCGCCATTGTGACTACTGATGTGAGCGGAACGCGTTATGGTGTTAGTAAATATTCAAAGCTTTTAGACAAAAAAGAAATTTTAGGGATTCGTAATGAATTCAATGCTTGTGATATAGAAGAAAATAAAGATGGTAACTATACAAACTCTATGAATGGAACATCTTCAGCAACTCCTATTACTTCAGGAAGTATTGCTCTTATATTAGAAGCAAATCCAGATTTAACATGGAGAGATGTGAAATATATTCTTGCTAAAACAGCAACAAAAATAGATCCCGATTTCGCTGGAGTCTATATGCAACTGCCCAATGGTGAATCTTACCAAGCAGAACAAGGTTGGTTGGATAATGCTGCTGGTTTTCATTTTTCAAACTGGTATGGTTTTGGTTTGGTTAATGTAGGAGAAGCTGTTTCTTTAGCTAAAAATTACGATGTGGATTTAGGAAATTATGTGGATCAATACTGGTTTCCAAAATACTTTAGTGCTATGAATTTAGTTGTAAAATCAGGCGATATTAAGGGATTGGTAAACTCAGTTCGCATTCCTAAGTCAGAATCATTATCTATAGAATCAGTTCAAATTAAAGTCACAATTGAAAGCAAATATGTAGGAGATGTCGCGCTTGAATTGACCTCCCCCAGTGGAACAAAAAGTATTATTTGGCATGCGGGAAATGCTTTTTCAGGAAATGGAAATATAGTTGATATGCCAATGCAATCAAACGCATTTTATGGAGAAAATAGTGCTGGAGAATGGAAATTAAAAGTTATAAATACGGGTTTACATAAAGAAGATGCGACTTTCAAAGGTTGGAAATTAAAAATATCTGGACATAAGTAA
- a CDS encoding S8 family serine peptidase, with protein sequence MGTNHGYVALISASIFVVSFLSSCGKNEKSSLMKESVYLNKEVFSESVSTKSDINSKKFCTDLSDTKRNPLGKYQWHLKNTGQNAFATDAGVAGEDINADSVLKKDCLSGNGVYVGVVDSGLQIIHPSLRPNIEKNDRAQSLNFRDNLMRANDPSPIPEDDEDHGTMVGGIIAMRSNLGFGGSGIAPRAKLAGYNIIQDEAGVQQFQNFVDSLGGSDASKGNDVFNMSYGDNNISQIPADDPITLGSTTAYRYGARQLRDGKGALYVKAAGNGFNKLGNDPATKKACEMAIKLGVTCQNSNMNTDNTLAEVITVGALSAKGKKTSYSTTGSSLWISAPGGEFGFDKEWVNSQYQRFGKTFDWTSLRPTLGEPAIVTTDVTGSRYGMSKLTDYDNEAGLQDVFNIRNSFNAGTATDEDGNDLNADFNYTNTMNGTSSATPVTTGSVAIILEANPDLTWRDVKYILAKTATKVDPDFTGVKVKVANNEDYQAEDGWITNAAGYHFSNWYGFGRINLAEAVKLAKNYDVELGDYSEAPWYPQNGYATKFTVAPGANGYKYSLKSIPKTLNMAIESVRAEVSIDSDFIGDVGIELTSPSGTKSIIWNIGNAFSKNGNLVRMPIQSNAFYGEDSAGVWTFKIINSGLNAKNVTVKGLRLQFSGSKNPL encoded by the coding sequence ATGGGGACAAATCATGGTTATGTGGCGCTTATTTCTGCGTCTATTTTTGTTGTATCTTTTTTATCATCTTGTGGGAAAAATGAAAAATCGAGTTTAATGAAAGAATCTGTTTACTTAAATAAAGAAGTATTTTCTGAATCTGTGAGCACTAAATCAGACATAAATAGCAAAAAGTTTTGCACAGACTTATCGGATACAAAGAGAAACCCTCTTGGTAAGTATCAATGGCACCTGAAAAACACGGGTCAAAATGCTTTTGCAACTGATGCGGGAGTTGCTGGCGAAGATATCAATGCTGACTCCGTTTTGAAAAAAGATTGCTTGAGTGGCAACGGTGTTTACGTTGGTGTTGTCGATTCTGGTCTCCAAATAATCCACCCTTCATTACGACCCAATATTGAAAAGAATGATCGCGCACAATCTCTAAATTTTAGAGATAATTTAATGAGAGCAAATGACCCCTCACCCATTCCTGAAGATGATGAAGATCATGGAACAATGGTGGGTGGCATTATAGCTATGCGAAGTAATTTAGGATTTGGTGGATCGGGTATTGCTCCACGGGCGAAATTAGCAGGATATAATATTATACAAGATGAAGCGGGCGTTCAACAATTTCAAAACTTTGTTGACTCTCTTGGCGGCTCTGATGCTTCAAAAGGGAACGATGTTTTTAACATGAGTTATGGCGATAATAATATTTCCCAAATTCCTGCAGATGACCCGATTACCTTAGGCTCAACAACGGCATATCGATATGGTGCAAGACAATTGCGTGATGGTAAAGGTGCGCTTTATGTTAAAGCAGCTGGAAATGGTTTTAATAAATTAGGTAACGATCCTGCGACTAAAAAAGCTTGTGAAATGGCAATTAAATTAGGTGTCACTTGCCAGAATTCAAATATGAATACGGATAATACTTTAGCAGAAGTAATTACTGTCGGAGCCTTAAGTGCGAAAGGTAAAAAAACAAGTTATTCCACAACGGGTTCTTCGCTTTGGATAAGCGCCCCAGGGGGGGAATTTGGTTTTGATAAAGAGTGGGTAAATTCACAGTACCAACGTTTTGGAAAAACATTTGATTGGACATCCCTACGCCCGACTCTGGGTGAACCGGCTATTGTGACAACCGATGTCACGGGTTCCCGTTATGGAATGAGCAAATTAACTGACTATGATAATGAAGCAGGTTTACAAGATGTTTTTAATATTCGAAATTCATTTAATGCTGGCACAGCTACGGATGAAGATGGCAATGATTTAAATGCTGATTTTAATTATACCAATACAATGAATGGAACCTCTTCCGCGACTCCGGTAACGACGGGAAGTGTTGCTATTATTCTAGAAGCAAATCCTGATTTAACATGGCGCGATGTAAAATATATTTTAGCAAAAACGGCGACTAAAGTAGATCCTGACTTTACAGGAGTCAAAGTTAAAGTTGCCAATAATGAAGATTATCAAGCCGAAGATGGTTGGATTACCAATGCCGCAGGATATCATTTTTCAAACTGGTACGGTTTTGGTAGAATAAATTTAGCAGAAGCTGTTAAGTTAGCTAAAAATTATGATGTTGAGTTAGGCGATTATAGTGAAGCACCTTGGTATCCACAAAATGGATATGCAACAAAATTTACAGTAGCACCAGGAGCCAATGGCTACAAATATAGCTTAAAATCAATTCCAAAAACATTAAATATGGCCATAGAATCTGTTCGCGCTGAAGTTTCAATAGATAGTGATTTTATAGGTGATGTTGGAATTGAGCTTACTTCTCCAAGCGGGACTAAGAGTATTATTTGGAATATAGGCAATGCCTTTTCAAAAAATGGTAACTTAGTTCGCATGCCAATACAAAGTAACGCATTTTACGGCGAAGACAGTGCCGGTGTTTGGACTTTTAAAATAATCAATAGCGGTTTAAATGCGAAGAATGTGACAGTTAAAGGTTTAAGACTGCAGTTTTCGGGAAGTAAAAATCCATTATAA
- a CDS encoding 5-formyltetrahydrofolate cyclo-ligase, giving the protein MRKLNHVLMENQLNMPIAEQKKILRKFLIEERNKISQLAKPQDWGARQFFRALELLNVTVSHLKMKQDQKKILISCYFPIKNELDIACFAGEKWLFPKISQNGNLLWFEYGDGKEGLFKNKYDILERHDENCFEYTYDMPPMICFVPGLAASKEGYRLGYGGGYYDRFFNKMNKQITSVFCLPSEDFIFDNIPFDKNDHKVDLVVW; this is encoded by the coding sequence ATGAGAAAATTAAACCATGTCCTTATGGAAAATCAATTAAACATGCCAATTGCAGAACAAAAGAAGATCTTAAGGAAATTTCTGATTGAAGAAAGAAATAAAATCTCGCAACTCGCCAAACCTCAAGATTGGGGAGCGCGTCAATTTTTTAGAGCTCTTGAATTACTTAATGTGACGGTTTCTCATTTAAAAATGAAGCAAGATCAAAAAAAAATTTTAATATCATGTTATTTTCCAATTAAAAATGAATTAGATATCGCTTGTTTTGCCGGTGAAAAATGGCTTTTTCCTAAAATATCTCAAAACGGTAATTTATTATGGTTTGAATATGGCGATGGCAAAGAAGGATTATTTAAAAATAAATACGATATTTTAGAAAGACATGATGAAAATTGTTTTGAGTATACTTATGATATGCCTCCTATGATTTGTTTTGTGCCGGGTCTTGCGGCTTCCAAAGAGGGGTATCGTCTTGGGTATGGAGGCGGTTACTATGATAGATTTTTTAATAAAATGAATAAGCAGATAACTTCTGTATTTTGTTTGCCTTCTGAAGATTTTATTTTTGATAATATTCCTTTTGATAAAAATGATCACAAAGTCGATCTGGTTGTGTGGTAA
- a CDS encoding DNA methyltransferase — protein MVATLSFNGKELAASLAYSSPRFHYFEAGANILLSSEILKKENVLIRDDNLEALKYISQLNFKFNIIYIDPPYNTGSKFTYNDLFKNFDGISSVDSWLCMMWPRLILAHKILKDDGVMFISIDDRENSNLTVMMREIFGKENHIGTLKWRKKNKPSFLDKHIGSVIEYVLIFSKNNNKLLKLIAEKTTELSRPVLNASNAISKRVLKSNTQAKCCDGIYKKGIYKNRTLEFEIENDAIIKNGLLLNNVIVNGKFRVSQSILDETVFITKSFGLRRSVKDDEQKFRHATDDATVDFESNEDAETQLKKIFNGEKIFDFPKPVGLLKKILQMYQQRNNGNIHCLDFFAGSATFAQAIYELNLERNLNYTFCCIQSEEKINKKSIYNKIESIADIAQQRIKYVEDKYKIFPRCKFFIPISQNDE, from the coding sequence ATGGTGGCTACTCTTTCTTTTAATGGCAAAGAACTTGCAGCAAGCCTGGCATATTCTTCTCCCCGATTCCATTATTTTGAAGCGGGGGCAAATATTCTTTTGTCTTCTGAAATCCTTAAAAAGGAAAATGTTTTAATCAGAGATGACAATCTTGAAGCATTAAAATATATATCACAATTAAATTTTAAATTTAATATCATATATATCGACCCTCCTTATAATACAGGTTCAAAATTCACTTATAACGATCTATTTAAAAATTTTGATGGAATTTCTTCGGTAGACTCATGGCTTTGTATGATGTGGCCACGCCTCATTTTAGCCCACAAAATTCTCAAAGATGATGGCGTGATGTTTATTTCTATTGATGATCGCGAAAATTCAAATCTTACTGTCATGATGCGCGAAATTTTTGGAAAAGAAAATCATATTGGTACTTTAAAATGGAGAAAAAAAAATAAACCCTCTTTTTTAGATAAGCATATTGGTTCTGTTATTGAATATGTATTGATATTTTCAAAAAATAATAATAAACTCTTAAAACTTATTGCCGAAAAAACAACTGAATTAAGCAGACCTGTTTTAAATGCTTCAAATGCAATTTCAAAACGCGTTTTGAAATCGAATACACAAGCAAAATGCTGTGATGGAATTTATAAAAAGGGTATTTATAAAAATAGAACTCTAGAATTTGAAATTGAAAATGATGCGATTATTAAAAATGGTCTACTTTTGAACAATGTTATTGTAAATGGAAAGTTTCGTGTCTCTCAATCCATACTTGATGAAACCGTTTTTATCACAAAATCTTTCGGCCTACGAAGAAGTGTAAAAGATGATGAACAAAAATTTCGTCATGCTACTGATGATGCCACTGTAGATTTTGAAAGCAACGAGGACGCAGAAACTCAGCTTAAAAAAATTTTTAATGGTGAAAAAATCTTTGATTTTCCCAAACCTGTAGGACTTCTGAAAAAAATTCTACAAATGTACCAGCAAAGAAATAATGGAAATATACATTGTCTTGATTTTTTTGCTGGCAGTGCAACCTTTGCCCAAGCAATTTATGAACTGAATTTAGAAAGAAATTTAAACTACACATTTTGCTGCATTCAAAGCGAAGAAAAAATAAATAAAAAATCAATTTATAATAAAATTGAAAGCATTGCAGATATTGCCCAACAAAGAATTAAATACGTTGAAGATAAATATAAAATTTTTCCCAGGTGCAAATTTTTCATACCGATAAGTCAAAATGATGAATAA
- a CDS encoding MotA/TolQ/ExbB proton channel family protein, giving the protein MLNDIFIMYRNGEVIPFIILAIVSVGYIIIFEKFILLQFVYRINFEKFNSTIKKMLAANDMERARNFTKATSRTSVPMLTLKAIDAYENDPMRVRSVVSEESLRFFPRVRRRINQLPNLAAACVLLGAIATVQGIWRSFRMVEGLELGIKSFAFTTGLSHALLPLAIALVAAVLLMLPFGILDAIAWRLEAEMEHSLCVILNILSPEMQPMFTGGSGGSSQSDSADGHSGGGGGGSGLDDDGMDRVESKGRRNDVSDTGGLQEVPDEEEII; this is encoded by the coding sequence ATGCTAAATGATATTTTTATCATGTATCGCAATGGTGAGGTAATTCCTTTTATCATATTAGCCATTGTTTCTGTTGGATACATTATTATATTTGAGAAATTTATATTACTTCAATTTGTTTATCGTATTAATTTTGAAAAATTTAATTCCACCATAAAAAAAATGCTCGCCGCAAATGACATGGAAAGAGCTCGCAATTTTACCAAAGCAACTTCGCGCACCTCTGTTCCCATGCTGACACTAAAAGCCATTGATGCCTATGAAAATGACCCCATGCGCGTAAGATCTGTTGTCTCCGAAGAGAGTCTGCGGTTTTTTCCTCGTGTAAGAAGACGTATTAACCAACTTCCCAATTTAGCAGCCGCATGTGTTTTACTTGGAGCTATAGCGACAGTTCAAGGAATTTGGAGATCTTTTAGGATGGTTGAAGGACTTGAGCTTGGTATTAAAAGTTTTGCTTTCACCACGGGACTATCACACGCCCTGTTACCTTTAGCAATTGCTTTGGTAGCAGCCGTACTACTTATGTTACCTTTTGGAATTTTAGATGCCATTGCATGGAGATTAGAAGCCGAAATGGAACACAGCTTATGTGTTATCTTAAACATTTTATCTCCTGAAATGCAGCCTATGTTTACAGGAGGGAGCGGAGGAAGCTCGCAATCCGACTCCGCTGATGGACATTCAGGGGGTGGCGGTGGTGGCTCCGGATTAGATGACGATGGTATGGATAGAGTCGAATCGAAAGGAAGACGCAATGATGTTTCAGACACCGGTGGTCTACAAGAGGTTCCTGACGAAGAAGAAATTATCTAG
- a CDS encoding AgmX/PglI C-terminal domain-containing protein produces MASYKKNTNKKILNPNSFLFIQVFQSGALQIEKKLKINTFLSKKIKMGGNPECELFIPFSRGILELPFLKVGRSKVEIILDPRLEGFMSTGNKYGTFKEFTSPRGALLQLSTIEEPMIVPLDYGSRGKIQFNGFDIAFKIEKELPKPKPIKVQKIEKNIFQLPEYDIPIERNVIPISLIATGLTFIPVLFWLLNAPMEPLTGLINLPSEVAVRFIAPENIRLLPFVFKNKYDPNENEKLSIFWIHELQKRWEFAERGKATQSIIPFLNNAHNYIDPAAKLEDWEKKIYKNYQELEDYRVSFLAARYFSFLKPYPAISGVVSGLEGGSQFVTLKKRLKQLDDTDNAILEYMEEEHLILKDFYETQHRARKPGIVDPPATGQVLGPQPDKSFNIEFKNYKEAERSAKFAEDSYYRQSFLKNISLPSKAEKKKLTSFSNSVIWISGDDLIMPSDFRRSNKKKADETDFFNMMQNAYYSVGIFKIPPLPPPKAIIDNKMVDFVIFNKKEEIRSCYNSALRKMPGLEGNLTLSWKITLNGKAEDIVIVDSSVKDKNLIACLESRVMVWNFPKPKNGFVVVTYPFEFVVTKKK; encoded by the coding sequence ATGGCGAGCTATAAAAAAAATACAAATAAAAAAATTTTAAACCCAAATTCGTTTTTGTTTATACAAGTATTTCAATCTGGTGCTTTACAAATAGAAAAAAAACTTAAAATAAACACTTTTTTGTCAAAAAAAATAAAAATGGGTGGAAATCCAGAATGCGAACTGTTTATTCCCTTTAGCAGAGGAATTCTAGAATTACCTTTTTTAAAAGTAGGGAGGAGCAAAGTCGAAATCATTCTCGATCCCAGACTTGAAGGATTTATGAGTACAGGTAACAAATATGGAACATTTAAAGAATTCACATCACCTCGTGGTGCTCTATTGCAATTGTCGACTATTGAAGAGCCCATGATTGTTCCTTTAGACTATGGCTCACGTGGAAAAATCCAATTTAATGGATTTGATATTGCATTTAAAATTGAAAAAGAACTTCCTAAACCTAAGCCAATTAAAGTACAAAAAATTGAAAAAAATATTTTTCAATTACCCGAATATGATATTCCAATAGAAAGAAATGTAATTCCCATCAGCTTAATTGCAACAGGATTAACATTTATTCCGGTTTTATTTTGGCTTCTCAATGCTCCTATGGAACCATTGACTGGTTTAATTAATTTACCAAGTGAAGTTGCCGTTCGATTTATTGCTCCAGAAAACATTCGACTCTTACCTTTTGTTTTTAAGAATAAATATGACCCCAATGAAAATGAAAAACTATCAATATTTTGGATTCATGAATTGCAAAAAAGATGGGAGTTTGCTGAAAGAGGAAAAGCAACTCAATCCATTATCCCTTTTTTAAATAATGCCCATAATTATATTGATCCTGCAGCTAAATTAGAAGATTGGGAAAAAAAGATATATAAAAATTATCAAGAATTAGAAGACTATCGCGTCTCATTTCTCGCTGCACGCTATTTTTCATTTTTAAAACCATACCCTGCCATATCCGGAGTTGTTTCTGGTCTAGAGGGTGGATCTCAGTTTGTTACTTTAAAAAAACGATTAAAACAATTAGATGATACTGACAATGCTATTTTAGAATATATGGAAGAAGAACATCTCATCTTAAAAGATTTTTATGAAACTCAACATCGCGCTCGCAAACCAGGCATTGTGGATCCTCCTGCAACGGGGCAAGTGTTAGGGCCACAACCAGATAAATCTTTTAATATTGAATTTAAAAATTATAAAGAAGCAGAAAGAAGTGCTAAATTTGCAGAAGATTCTTACTATCGTCAATCATTCTTAAAAAATATTTCCTTACCAAGTAAAGCAGAAAAAAAGAAATTGACATCATTTTCAAACTCAGTCATATGGATTTCGGGTGACGATCTTATTATGCCATCTGATTTTAGACGTTCTAATAAAAAGAAAGCTGATGAAACAGATTTCTTTAATATGATGCAAAATGCATATTATTCCGTCGGAATTTTTAAAATCCCCCCATTGCCACCACCCAAAGCTATCATTGATAATAAAATGGTTGACTTTGTTATCTTTAATAAAAAAGAAGAAATTCGCTCGTGTTATAATTCTGCTCTTAGAAAGATGCCGGGATTAGAAGGAAACTTAACATTAAGCTGGAAAATTACGCTCAATGGAAAAGCAGAAGATATCGTCATTGTTGATTCAAGCGTGAAAGATAAAAATCTGATAGCGTGTCTTGAATCGCGCGTTATGGTTTGGAACTTTCCCAAACCAAAAAATGGATTTGTCGTTGTCACATATCCCTTTGAATTCGTAGTAACTAAAAAAAAGTGA
- a CDS encoding ribonuclease J has protein sequence MESSSLKIIPLGGCGEIGMNMTILCVMDRYFFIDAGALFPDASLLGVDLILPDTSYIDENHIQPDAWLITHGHEDHIGALSYLFKKYPAPIYGTEFTIELIKSKFEEADIFDAIFNTWGFFEPIYFRNMKVTVFPVNHSIADASGLFFETKLGNILHMGDFRIDYSPPEKSMTHKNVEKAIGNKSVTLMMSDSTNSFQIGTDMSEADVSPHIIDYLEKEKGIVIIATFASNIWRLQSVLEAAYLTGRKIVLFGRSLLKNTEIASRLGLLNFSQNIFIEMQDISKYPRHEICILCTGSQGESFAGLHRLAWNNVSEFKVDSEDTIIFSSRIIPGNEKPIENLITQFTRIGCQVITGRENKSIHVSGHGYQEDLITCINVAKPISFLPVHGTYRHLKKHREIAISCGIAPENSFLAENGDVVVVGPQIRGVVDTVVSGRDYVCPGGIFSQSSQIYKERVALIHGGVVAISLVFESNGYDIISEASVSLKGVPLDPKELTKKIPLIFKSVYEAVIKRRNFSEELLKEELRIAVRKYIEKRLNFKSNILILFQRI, from the coding sequence ATGGAATCTTCTTCACTTAAGATCATCCCACTCGGCGGTTGCGGAGAAATTGGGATGAACATGACAATTCTTTGTGTCATGGATAGATATTTTTTTATCGACGCAGGTGCCCTATTCCCTGATGCGTCTCTACTCGGAGTCGATCTCATTCTTCCCGACACTTCATATATTGATGAAAATCATATTCAACCCGATGCCTGGCTGATCACGCACGGACATGAAGATCACATTGGTGCATTATCTTATTTATTTAAAAAATATCCAGCACCTATTTATGGAACAGAATTTACGATTGAATTAATTAAATCAAAATTTGAGGAAGCAGATATATTTGATGCTATTTTTAATACTTGGGGATTTTTTGAACCCATTTATTTTAGAAATATGAAAGTAACAGTCTTTCCTGTCAATCATAGCATTGCTGATGCATCGGGTTTATTTTTTGAGACAAAACTCGGAAATATTCTGCATATGGGCGATTTTAGAATTGATTATTCGCCTCCTGAAAAAAGCATGACTCATAAAAATGTTGAAAAAGCGATTGGTAACAAATCTGTTACTTTAATGATGAGCGATAGTACCAACTCTTTTCAAATAGGAACCGATATGAGTGAAGCGGATGTTTCACCTCATATTATCGATTATCTTGAAAAAGAAAAGGGAATTGTGATTATTGCCACTTTTGCAAGTAATATTTGGCGATTGCAGAGTGTCCTTGAAGCTGCTTATTTAACAGGAAGAAAAATTGTTTTATTTGGCAGATCCTTACTTAAAAACACAGAAATAGCCAGTCGACTGGGTTTATTAAATTTTTCACAAAATATTTTTATTGAAATGCAAGACATATCTAAATATCCCAGACATGAAATTTGTATTCTTTGTACGGGAAGCCAAGGAGAATCATTTGCTGGACTTCATCGTCTCGCTTGGAATAATGTTTCAGAATTTAAAGTTGATTCTGAAGATACCATTATTTTTTCATCGCGTATTATTCCAGGAAATGAAAAACCCATTGAAAATCTAATCACACAATTTACAAGAATAGGTTGCCAAGTCATCACAGGCAGAGAAAATAAATCAATACATGTGAGTGGTCATGGGTACCAGGAAGATCTTATCACCTGCATTAATGTCGCCAAACCTATTTCATTTTTACCCGTCCACGGCACATACCGTCATTTAAAAAAGCACAGAGAAATTGCCATTTCATGCGGAATTGCTCCTGAAAATTCTTTTTTAGCAGAAAACGGAGATGTCGTTGTTGTCGGTCCTCAAATTAGGGGAGTTGTCGATACTGTTGTTTCGGGAAGAGATTATGTTTGTCCTGGAGGAATTTTTTCACAATCCAGTCAAATTTATAAAGAAAGAGTGGCGCTTATACATGGAGGTGTTGTTGCCATTTCCCTTGTGTTTGAGAGCAATGGTTATGATATTATTTCGGAAGCATCAGTTTCTTTAAAAGGTGTTCCTTTAGATCCAAAAGAACTTACCAAAAAAATTCCCCTCATTTTTAAAAGTGTTTATGAAGCTGTCATAAAAAGAAGAAATTTTAGCGAAGAACTACTGAAAGAAGAACTGAGAATTGCTGTGCGTAAGTATATTGAAAAAAGATTAAATTTTAAATCAAATATTTTAATTTTATTCCAAAGAATTTAA